Below is a window of Defluviimonas sp. SAOS-178_SWC DNA.
AGCGCGCTGAAACCGGGAAAGCCGAGAGGATCAGGATTGTGAAGACCGCGCTGACCGAGATGTTCGACATAGACGCCCCTATCTTCGCCTTCAGCCACTGCCGCGATGTCGTGGCGGCCGTCTCGAAAGCGGGAGGATTCGGCGTCCTCGGCGCGGCCTGGATGACGCCGGAGCACCTGGAACAGGAACTCGCCTGGATCGACGATCATGTGGACTCCAAGCCCTATGGCGTCGATATGGTCTTCGCCGCAAAAGCACAGACAGTGACCTTCTCCTCCAGCCCGCGAGAAGTCCTGCCGCAGACGCATATCGACTTCATCAATGGGCTGATGACCGATGACGGCATCCCGGAGCTACCGGACACCGAGGTCGCGGACTGGTACAGTAACTACGCTTCCAACCTCAGCTTTTCGAACGAGGTGAGCGAACGGCTTCTCGATGTCGCCATGCAGCACCCGATCAAGCTGGTGGTCAGCGCGCTTGGGCTCGCCCCGCAGCACGTCATTCAGCGTGTCCAGGGCGCCGGCATCAAGTTCGGCGCGATGATCGGATCGGCGAAGCATGCCCGAAAACAGGTCGAGGCTGGCGTTGATCTGATCATTGCCCAGGGCGCCGAGGCGGGCGGCCATGTTGGCAACGTCACGACGATGGTGCTCACACCGGAAGTCGTGGATGCCGTCGCGCCGGTTCCAGTACTTGCGGCGGGAGGCATCGGTCGCGGCCGCCAGATGGCGGCGGCGCTGGCGCTTGGTGCGGAGGGGGTGTGGACGGGCTCGATCTGGCTGGGCACTGTCGAAAGTGAGCTCAATCCCGACCTGCGCGACGTGCTGCATGCGGCAAGTTCCGAGGACGCCATCGTGACCTACGGCTATACCGGCAAGCCCTGTCGGGCGCTCCGCAGCAAGTTCACCGAGGCCTGGGCGCGGGCCGATGCGCCCAAGCCGCTCGGCGTTCCGTTCCAGTCGATCCTGTCGGGCGAACCCTTCCGACGCGCCGAACGTGCGCATCGCAAGGACTGGATGACCTATTCCGCAGGCCAGATCGTCGGTCAGATCACCGAACCGACGACGGTCAAGCAGGTCGTCTATGACATGATTTCCGAATACGTCGACACGATGGAGCGCACGACCGCCCTTCTTGAAGACTGAGTTAGGCGCGCGCCCTTCTTCCCGGACGCGC
It encodes the following:
- a CDS encoding NAD(P)H-dependent flavin oxidoreductase, producing MKTALTEMFDIDAPIFAFSHCRDVVAAVSKAGGFGVLGAAWMTPEHLEQELAWIDDHVDSKPYGVDMVFAAKAQTVTFSSSPREVLPQTHIDFINGLMTDDGIPELPDTEVADWYSNYASNLSFSNEVSERLLDVAMQHPIKLVVSALGLAPQHVIQRVQGAGIKFGAMIGSAKHARKQVEAGVDLIIAQGAEAGGHVGNVTTMVLTPEVVDAVAPVPVLAAGGIGRGRQMAAALALGAEGVWTGSIWLGTVESELNPDLRDVLHAASSEDAIVTYGYTGKPCRALRSKFTEAWARADAPKPLGVPFQSILSGEPFRRAERAHRKDWMTYSAGQIVGQITEPTTVKQVVYDMISEYVDTMERTTALLED